The DNA window TTAGTccatataatttttgaattttaaaatttcagtcttgaTGTTAGCCGTTAAATTCATTAATAAGTTCTAGTATTTAACTATATGCGTAATGCATTAATTGCAAAACATCTGATTAATGGATTTAACTATTGTCGTTTATGTCAATAAAAAATTCGAAAAATTCGAAACATATAAGGACTAAGAATGATCCAACTAGAGAACAtaaactaaatctataactttacgTATAATATGTGACTAATTGCAGAATTTAACCAAGCAAATCTAATTGCTATGATTTGGGctaagactgaaattttaaaattcaaaaagtatatgaactaaatttgacaaattcaaaaaatacatagACTAAATACATAATTTACGCATAGTAAAGagattaatagtaaaatttaaccaaaagTTTCATATACTAACCAAGACGTGTACACAACTTGCGCATAGTGATCTTACAAATCTTTATCCCGAAGAAAATAAAACCGTCAGTAAATCTCAATTTCTAGTGACAAACGAATTTAAACCGACGAAAAAATACCTTGACTATAAGGTAATGAGGTTTTATCGATCGAGGAAAAAACTTATAGTGATGATAGAATAACAAATTTTTCATGGTTTAAAGTAATATCgatgttgattgagtcttaactctaTCATATTGTTATAACAATCTGAATAGTATGGGTTTCCACATGTTTAAATGTGAAATATTCTCCAATTTAAAGATTTAGGCTCGTAATATCGATGAATTGACAATCAAGAGGACGAGACTAGAATTTTACCTTTTTACAGAACCCATCTTTGCACTGAAGAAAAAACCCCTTGAATTTAGTTGCAGCAATTGGCTTTGTATTAAGTTTTTGGACAATTTGATGATTAGGGTATttatagaagaaaataaaaatgaatttagttTAACCAATGGATACCCATTTTTTAGCACATAGCTATATGctttaaaatattataacttaatatattatttggtacctGAGTTTGATATTTTTCTTAATGtgatatatttgttattttttggtcCAATGCCGTACGTATATTTGAcaaaattatacattttggtacttcaaggtaacaatgttaaatttttagtgtaatttgggttttaaagttgatttaatgaaaactcataattagttaataatattagtaattaactttcatcaaatcaactctgaaaccCAAATTAAATCACATCCATCTGATTGTATTTGACAAAAAAAACGTGAAATGAAACAAATTCgcaattaacactaaatttattctattagcAAAATCATGAGAATTTCAATCCTAATAATATCAGCAgttaattttcattaaatcaaccctaaaacccaaattaaatactaaaaattaacactattacttttaaataccaaaatatataattttatcagATACATTGTATTGGAacaaacaataacaaaattacCCCACTAAAAAAAAGTGGTCAAACTCAAATGATACATCAAGCTataatattttaactaattttaGTTGGAAAGtgggattaattaattaattaatacatGAGGTCATTATGTGCTTAAAAAAAGAAAGTAGCTCATTGTTACTATCACCTTTATGGCATTGTAATCATCTATTTGGGTTTGAACATTAAGATGAGTTTTAGTTTatatatcttataaaataatttgtgTGTTTTATTGTATTCATATGATTTTACGTATTAATAATTCGTGTATTTGTGTTGTATTTTTATAACAATTGAGGTATCGATTCCGGAGGTgaagtataaaaaaattttggagtGAAATTAAGTTGTATAATTTTGTAAGAGTTAAAATACAAATtaactattttagtagtttatatctttataaattttaaaggattaaattaaaattttattattttagggaATCAaagtataaaaacttaaaatcttATAAATTTCAAATGGCCGAAAAATTGAATTTCTCATTTAAGGGGTGGGGAGGAGTTGGACCCTATGACAATGTCGAGACTTTAAGAAATTTGAGATCTCAAGTTTGAATGGCCATAAATAAATGTATGAGTTCTCGTGTTTgtatcattttttttatgaattacagTAACAAAGTAAAGCCTAAACAATAAACGTGACTCGAACCCAGGCTAAATTTGGGGCAGTGAACACCCTtgaccattttttttttatttcttaatataattgcattttttataatttaaattttatattatgtaattataTATCTTGTCCAAAATTATTAGGTCAAATGGAGTTGCCAACGGGCAAGGAAAAGCCTTAGCCCCCTTGGTTAAATAATGTAATTGTCTTTTTCAGCCCTATCTTTTAGCtctttaaataaatgaaaatattgcATTTTCAACCCCTCCAATAAATTAGTTAAtcaatttaagtcattttaacataaaaattttaactttggcCCCtctagttttttaaattttatctcaaCCCTTAAAATTCTGGTTTCGTTCCGAAACTGTCATACATGTCTATTGTTTTGAAATAATGAtgtttaatgtattatttatttaaaatttgatactttactaatttattttatacaatcaaagTATTTGTATTCAGGGCCGAAGTTGGAAAATATTTTAGGAagaccgaaattaaattgtagtttttacgatagtaaaaatgcaattttaccatttgaagagtatatttttataattttaaaaggattaaattgaatttttatcatttttaggggaccaaagtataattttaattttattaatttaaaattttaaaaattattgtaatGCTTGACGGATTCTGAAATCGTGGAGGCTaagattataattaaaattaattggtaaataatttaatgataatgTTTAAGGatgatattataaataattaattggtAGATTTGGCCCAAAAGAAACgataagttgaaataattaaataaatatcaagCTTTTAAGAAGAGAATGTATAGATACAATATCACATTTTATgtgttttaaaacttttataatttagctAATCATGGTCGGATAATCTGCTCAGGTTTAAAAGTTCATTCGAAAAATGTGGGAGGTTTGgaaaaaatatagataaaaaaaatggaCTCAAACAAAAAACAAGACCCGTTTTTTAAATAGGCTAGGTTTCGTGTAAAATTTTTTGGCTTAGACTTGGCCCAATTTTGCCTAAATTATTTTCTCTACTgttatttgttgttgttttgttgtcattttgctaatatgttgctactattttgttgttattatttggatattgtataactcttattttagaggtatttgcttgttaagttccAACTATCTTAGTGCTATTTTACAATAAAGactttttaaatgtattttcaatttgttgggaataatttatttttatgtttttagtttatttaatgtataaaatttttaaaatatgtttttatataaaaaaattaatacgagaAGGTCGGGTCGAGCTCGAGTTTAGCATTTTTTTACTTGGGTCAAACTTAGGTAAAATTTTAGGTCCATTTTCTGAGATTTGTTCGGACCtagaaaataggcctaaaattttacacCGGCTCGGCCTGACCTGTGATTAGGTCTAGTCTTGAGTATCCACACTTGAGACCTACCATGCGAGATTATATACATGGATCTCTGAGTTCCATTATATGAAGTTATtcaaatatgtatttatatttgtACTTTATACTAGTAACACTTTAAAAAAGCCATAATTAAATTGCGTAAGCATTAAATTTGTAGTGCCATATGATGACTTCTCTATGTCCGTTTTATCGTCTGTATTCAGGGTTTGTGACAACCCCTCCCAACAATATCGTCCTCAATATTCAATTTTACGCCTCCCTTAAAAGTGCAATGTGTTGTACTACTGTATTCAATACTTATTggttgataatttttaaatttatatattatcgaTATAATGGATCAATGTCTATTAATGACTAGAATAGCCTACCTTAGATACAAGTCCATCTGACAGAAAATGTCAAATAtcgaagaagaaagttgtttgaattttgatttccagATTCGTGACGTTCAAAGTTGCTTTATGAAAAAAGATACTGGACTGTAAAAGAAAAGGGGAAGGAGAACTAATTTGGATTTTagagtgtttttatttttacattaactaGTTGGtgacaaaaacaaaaaacaaaatttaatagtCGAGtcaacattttataacttttcatggTTAAGTgatcaaaaaaagaaatttataatagttagatgatcattttataactttttatagttaGATGACTCAAAAAATATTACTAATAGTTGAATCACTACCGGCAAATTTTgtcctttatttttttctaaattttatctaAGGCCCAATCTATGATACAAAATTTTAAGCAAAGCCTTTACCAATTTAAAACAATGAAAGCCCATTTAActtgacccgacccgacccgaaccAAAATATCAAACGACAGCGTATAGACCGAAACAAAACGTCCAAATAAAAAACCCAAGCCAAGCCGTAAGAGTGACCACTTTTTTCTTTAAAGAAGAAAACGAAAACCAGATAAGAAATGGTGCTTTGGTCATATCCACCGACGGCGAAGCAACTAACAGTGACGATCGGTTTTTGCCTCACCGGAGCTTCGTTCATTGCCGCCGGAGCTTACCTTTCGTTTGTAAATATTGGTCCTCAACAAGAACGTGTTAAAGCTCGTAGCCAATACGTCAAAGACCGGCTTCGAAAGATGCTCGACGATTAATCGGCGCTCAAGAAGAAAGAAGATCCAAGATagtaagggaaaaataaaatcctGGGTTTTTGTTTGATTTGTAAACGAAAAAAAGATTTGGTGATTTTTTACTTTACTAAACGGTAAATTTTAGTGGCGAATGAGACGAGTCCTCGTTTAAGTTTTCTCCTTATTGATTCATATATTTGTATATGGATTCAAATTAAATAcgaaaattttgttgttttttttttatgtttttcaaaattatattgtCGATTAAGTTTTAGCGATGTAGTTTCGAGTTGTATTATCTTCGATTGAGAGaggatatatataattaaaatgaattagatataatttttttcataacttaattttttacttaatcaGAGGGGACCAAGCTCTGCCTGCCCCTTCAAATTCACTGGTGATTGCATTTGATGCGTCACCTTGTATCACTGATATCAAATGCGAGTACTTTTGATGCCAAAGGAGGTTAAAAAGACACTAGTGTCTGTTCACTTTGTTTGGGCGGAAAGTCCTTCTCAAAGGCACAGCTGAACGGGCCCTTAGTGGAGCAGAGGAGCTGCGAGGGAGGACAGAGTATAGGAAGAAGGTATTGTAGGGGTTTCAGAGTGAGGTGTCAACATTATCCCCACCTTCGAGGtcaaaagaatatttagatgGACTAGTCTTTCTTTCCTAGCCACACATTGGTCTCTTGACAAGTTGCTGGTCTTTTAAATTGTAAGATATGTAGACACCAAAGTGATTGATGTCTTGTCGGAATGACCTGTCTGAAGTATGTGACTTGCCTGTTCCCTACGGTATGGAGAAACGGTTTCAACGGCGGAAGAGGTATATTGGACGGAAAGAGATGGTTGTGGTGTTTTAGCGAAGGTGGTTTAATAGAACAAATGTGTGTAACAAGTACTTCAATTAAATAGGTAAAGTACTATAAAAATCCCTGGactaaaagttaaattattttttagtcccttttactcaaaaaaatgaacaaatcaacccttatattataaatcaaaaagtaaactaaaccttttagttaaaatttttatctatttttattggtAAAAATTAGCATGATTGAcgaaataatcaaataattacaCTTTGACGTGTCACATGTATCTCATGTTGACATAAatagaccaatttttaacagaaaaataagtttatcttttgatctaacatattgaaattaatttgctaatattttaaatagagaCAAAAAAATGCAATCCGACTCATAGTACATGGGCCGGTACTTTTACCTACCAATATATCAAACATGAGTAACTAAATTGAAGAACCGGAACAAAAAAGCCTACAGTTCTCAGGTGCCTAAAATGGTAGGGGTTATTGCAATAAAATCACATTATCAGAGTCTACCATATGGTAGCATAGTCCTAAACATCTAAAAGGAGCTTACATCAtgcataaaataacatttaaagaCAATGAAAAGTCATATTCATACTATTACAGTCCAAAAGAAATGATAATAAACAGGTTAAAACTAACTTTTTAAGCTTCCAATGCTTATGGAAAGAGCTAACAGCAGCAACTTCTCATATAAGTTCACATCCATTTTACAATAATTAAGTTATCAAAGAACTCAGGCAAAAGGAAAATCCATTACTA is part of the Gossypium hirsutum isolate 1008001.06 chromosome D11, Gossypium_hirsutum_v2.1, whole genome shotgun sequence genome and encodes:
- the LOC107951710 gene encoding uncharacterized protein, with the translated sequence MVLWSYPPTAKQLTVTIGFCLTGASFIAAGAYLSFVNIGPQQERVKARSQYVKDRLRKMLDD